DNA sequence from the Oncorhynchus clarkii lewisi isolate Uvic-CL-2024 chromosome 9, UVic_Ocla_1.0, whole genome shotgun sequence genome:
GGAGTGGTGCTGGGCTCTGATAAGCCCACCTCCGAAGCCGTGACCACCTCCCTTCGCTTCGCCGGGTCTTCTCAGTCCGGCTCGTTTTCGCCCGCTAACTATGGGAGCGAAGCATCATCAAGTCCATCTGATGGAAAGCCAGATTCGCCAATCGTGACATCCCCCGTGTCTGAAAGGATAAAGGCACTGGAGGCCCTGGCAGCGAAGAAGGAGCCAGAGCCCAAGACAGATGGAGGCTTTCCTCACTTCAAAGAGCGCCACTATGAAAAGTCTCCTACTGAGGTGCCGGCAGAGACCACCTCACCCTTCCAGAAAaaaggagcctccactgatcagGATTCACCAGAATCTCCCTTTGAGGTCCTGGGAGAAGCACGGCAAGGGAGTGATTTTGAAGATACCGCAGACTGGATGAGAGCTCACTTACCCCCTGTGCCTGACTTTGAGGACAAAGTAGATTCAAACAAAGATGCTCTTGTGTTAGAGAACGATGGCAGATCCCAGGATATAAAAGGGGAAGATAAAGCTATAACTGATGTTCCAGAGGCATTTGCGTGTGTCCCTGACGCTTTCATGGACTCTCCCATCGAAGGGCCTAAACTTAAAAATGTGTTCAAAGACCCAGCGCAGCAGTCTAGTGTTGAGGACGAATCTGAATTTGACCTGAGCTTCCTACCTACAGCATACATGACAGACACCCAAGGGCCCTCTGACCTTGACTCTGAGCACCCTGCCTCTCCTGCCCCTCCTGCTGGTTTTaactctccccctccaccccctccctctgaCTCAAAAGAGAACGACTCAAAGACCAAGCAGACCCCATGGGGTGATGAGGTAGTCGAGGTCGACAGCTCAGGAGACTCTGATGACACTGTCATTGAGGATGCAGTCTCCATCCTTGCCCCTTCCTTCCCTACCCCGTCTTTGTCAAGTGATACTGCACCTGCCCCCAacccctctgttccctctctccctaccgaaGAAAAGGAAACTCCTCCAGCAAAGCAGCCAATGCAGGTCCCTACCATCAATGTTATTGAGACAGACGAGCCGAATTACAGCGatgaggagatggagatggagatggaagtggaggaagaggaagaggaggaggaggaaagttCTGAAGTTGTGAAAGACACCGTGAAAGAGGCACCAAAAACCCCTGAGCCACAACCAGACGTCACTAAAAAGGAATTCTCCAAAATTCCCCCCTTAGAATATGAGGgttactctcctccctcctctccgaTCGACTCTGATGCTGAATACTCACCTAAACACAAGATCTTGAAATCTGAATGTGATACGGATGATCAAGAGATAACATTATCTAATGATGGGATGCAAGGTGCTGCTGTGTCAAAGAGCTCTAGTTCTGAGGTATCACAAGCCCAGAAAGTTGAGTCTGATAAATCACAGACCCCCAATGAGTCTAATGAAAAGTCTTCTCCGTCCAATGCCAAACCTTCTGAGAAAACCGCAGAGAACCTTTCGGACTTTACAGACTATGATGACGATGACTGGTCAACTGACGCACAAGAGATCTTAGTGAAGTCTAGCTCTGCTAACGTTACTTCTCAGGATCCTCAACTTCACCCCACATCCAAGTTTGAAGAGTCTGATATTAAACAAGATTATATGCAGACAGTTGAGCTTTCAAAATCCAACTACATGCAGGATGACACAATCCGTAAATACGGATCTTTTGAGGACGAAGACGCACTGCCACCCACGGATGACACCATTGACAATAAAGAGCTGAACTTTGACACTGTACCAGAGCCCTCTCCCTCGGATCCAACCTCTCAGATCCATATCGGAACACTACTCCCTCAAAACAATGCAACTACCATGATCTCAGATTTTGAGAATCTCACCTCGATGGATGAAGATTCCTTCCCCAAGCCAGTCGGTGGCCAGCCATCTCCCAGGGAGTTTCCCAAAGATCCATTCTCCTCTTTCCAGAGCGAACCGCCTGGCAACACCATGGAGCCCAAGACTGAGGAGAAACCTAACGATGACATCATTGCAGATCGCATAGTCAACAGCAAGACTCTCCCACCACAGGAAGCTGTGGCGGAGAAGGACACTAAAGCAGGACACCATTCGCCAGACAATACCAGTGATCCAGAAAGCATTGAGCCGGACTGCTCTGTCTCTGGTGCCACGGACAGCTTCGTCGAGTTCATGAGGGAGTGCCTGAAGTCACGACAGGACGAAGATCCAGAAGACATCCGTCAAGGTCCCACAGCCAAGGATGAGTGTCCTCCCTCCCAGTCCACACCAACCATGGTCATGGACCTGGAGCAGGAACACCTCACTATCAATGCCCTTAAAGAGTTGGGCAGCAGccaagaagaggaggatgaccttCAGTCTAGTTTCAAGGCCTTTGAGAAATCCCAGTCTTCCTTCACCTCAACAACCTCTGACCATCCTTTACCCCAAAACAAACCTACGTCCGACAGCGCGTATTCCAAAGAGGTAGAGGCCATCGACGTGTGGGTGGCTGAGGCCTACCACCTTGCAGAACATGTCTTGACAGCAATACTAACGCACTT
Encoded proteins:
- the LOC139416178 gene encoding reticulon-3-like isoform X3, whose product is MADPMTQSAQISSSQGLADGQNSVAAKDSKMSDSFLSSSPVSLIQSPQDKGVVLGSDKPTSEAVTTSLRFAGSSQSGSFSPANYGSEASSSPSDGKPDSPIVTSPVSERIKALEALAAKKEPEPKTDGGFPHFKERHYEKSPTEVPAETTSPFQKKGASTDQDSPESPFEVLGEARQGSDFEDTADWMRAHLPPVPDFEDKVDSNKDALVLENDGRSQDIKGEDKAITDVPEAFACVPDAFMDSPIEGPKLKNVFKDPAQQSSVEDESEFDLSFLPTAYMTDTQGPSDLDSEHPASPAPPAGFNSPPPPPPSDSKENDSKTKQTPWGDEVVEVDSSGDSDDTVIEDAVSILAPSFPTPSLSSDTAPAPNPSVPSLPTEEKETPPAKQPMQVPTINVIETDEPNYSDEEMEMEMEVEEEEEEEEESSEVVKDTVKEAPKTPEPQPDVTKKEFSKIPPLEYEGYSPPSSPIDSDAEYSPKHKILKSECDTDDQEITLSNDGMQGAAVSKSSSSEVSQAQKVESDKSQTPNESNEKSSPSNAKPSEKTAENLSDFTDYDDDDWSTDAQEILVKSSSANVTSQDPQLHPTSKFEESDIKQDYMQTVELSKSNYMQDDTIRKYGSFEDEDALPPTDDTIDNKELNFDTVPEPSPSDPTSQIHIGTLLPQNNATTMISDFENLTSMDEDSFPKPVGGQPSPREFPKDPFSSFQSEPPGNTMEPKTEEKPNDDIIADRIVNSKTLPPQEAVAEKDTKAGHHSPDNTSDPESIEPDCSVSGATDSFVEFMRECLKSRQDEDPEDIRQGPTAKDECPPSQSTPTMVMDLEQEHLTINALKELGSSQEEEDDLQSSFKAFEKSQSSFTSTTSDHPLPQNKPTSDSAYSKEVEAIDVWVAEAYHLAEHVLTAILTHLSVKDLVHWRDPKKSGVVFGLSLLTLLSLAAFSVISVISYLLLALLCVTISFRIYKSVVQAVQKSNDGHPFKALMEKDVSIPPETFHKHVDVSLTYINRFLKQMSKLFLVEDLIDSLKLAVVMWLLTYVGAVFNGITILILADILLFAVPPFYEKNKTQIDRYMEIARTQVNTTMAKLQEKLPGAVKRTKAE